In Dehalococcoidales bacterium, one genomic interval encodes:
- the groL gene encoding chaperonin GroEL (60 kDa chaperone family; promotes refolding of misfolded polypeptides especially under stressful conditions; forms two stacked rings of heptamers to form a barrel-shaped 14mer; ends can be capped by GroES; misfolded proteins enter the barrel where they are refolded when GroES binds): MAKQIIFGEDVRRALKKGIDTLADAVKVTLGPKGHPVALDKKWGAPSVIDDGVTIAKEIELPDPLENMGVQLVKEAATKTNDACGDGTTTSTVLAHAIITQGFKNIAAGAEPLALKKGVEQATQAIIAELKRVSTEVKGKEQIAQVGTITAKDKEIGNLIAEVMEKVGKDGVITVEESKGTRYETEYVEGMQFDRGYISPYFITNAERMEAVIEDPYILITDKKISAVSDLLPALEKILQASKNLLIIAEDVDGEALATLVVNKLRGTINVIAVKAPGFGDRRKAMLEDMAIITGGQIISEEIGRKLDSVTIEDLGQARRVTVDKDNTTIVEGKGSDEAIQARIKQIKAQIEETTSDFDREKLQERQAKLAGGVAVIKVGAATEVELKERKHRVEDALSATRAAVEEGILPGGGVALLNSLPVLDKLKLSGDEATGVDIIRKAVAEPIRWIAENAGKDGSVIMDAVKKSPPGVGYDAAADEFGDMVARGIIDPTKVVRSSLENAASIAAMVLITEALVTDAPEKDKAPAMPPGGMGGMGGMEGMY; this comes from the coding sequence ATGGCAAAACAGATTATATTTGGTGAAGATGTCAGGCGTGCCCTGAAGAAAGGGATAGACACCCTGGCTGACGCGGTCAAAGTGACCCTGGGGCCTAAAGGCCACCCCGTGGCGCTGGATAAGAAATGGGGTGCGCCGTCAGTGATTGATGACGGGGTTACTATCGCCAAGGAGATCGAGCTTCCTGACCCCCTGGAGAACATGGGGGTACAGCTGGTCAAGGAAGCCGCCACCAAGACCAATGATGCCTGTGGTGACGGTACGACGACTTCAACAGTTCTGGCTCACGCTATTATTACTCAAGGATTTAAGAATATCGCTGCTGGAGCCGAACCTCTGGCCCTTAAGAAGGGTGTTGAGCAGGCAACACAGGCGATTATTGCAGAGCTTAAGCGAGTATCTACCGAGGTGAAGGGTAAGGAGCAGATTGCCCAGGTCGGCACCATTACCGCCAAGGACAAGGAAATTGGTAATTTAATTGCTGAGGTGATGGAAAAAGTCGGCAAGGATGGCGTTATCACGGTTGAGGAGTCTAAAGGCACCCGCTATGAAACGGAATATGTAGAGGGCATGCAGTTTGACCGCGGCTATATCAGTCCGTATTTCATCACTAATGCGGAGCGGATGGAAGCCGTGATTGAAGACCCCTATATCCTGATAACGGACAAGAAAATCTCGGCGGTATCTGACCTTCTGCCCGCGCTGGAGAAAATCCTGCAGGCGTCAAAAAATCTGCTGATTATTGCCGAGGATGTTGATGGTGAAGCCCTGGCGACTCTGGTAGTTAACAAGCTGCGGGGTACCATTAACGTTATCGCCGTTAAGGCGCCCGGTTTTGGTGACCGGCGTAAGGCGATGCTGGAAGATATGGCTATCATTACCGGCGGTCAGATAATCTCAGAAGAGATAGGACGTAAACTGGACTCGGTTACCATAGAAGACTTGGGTCAAGCTCGGCGGGTTACCGTCGACAAGGACAATACCACCATCGTCGAGGGGAAAGGCTCGGATGAAGCCATTCAGGCGCGGATAAAGCAGATTAAAGCCCAGATTGAAGAAACAACCTCCGATTTTGACCGGGAGAAACTTCAGGAAAGGCAGGCCAAGCTGGCCGGCGGAGTGGCGGTCATCAAAGTGGGCGCGGCTACTGAAGTTGAACTTAAAGAAAGGAAACACCGGGTTGAGGATGCCCTGTCAGCGACCAGGGCGGCGGTGGAAGAGGGTATTCTGCCCGGTGGCGGGGTCGCCCTGCTCAATTCTCTGCCCGTCCTGGACAAGCTAAAGCTCAGCGGTGACGAGGCTACGGGTGTCGATATTATCAGAAAGGCAGTGGCGGAGCCAATTCGCTGGATTGCGGAGAACGCTGGTAAAGATGGCTCGGTGATTATGGATGCGGTTAAGAAGAGCCCGCCCGGCGTTGGTTATGATGCGGCTGCTGACGAGTTTGGCGATATGGTAGCCAGGGGTATCATTGACCCGACCAAGGTGGTCAGGTCCAGCCTGGAGAACGCGGCCAGTATTGCGGCAATGGTGCTGATTACCGAAGCTCTGGT
- the groES gene encoding co-chaperone GroES, whose translation MAIKLEPLADRLVVKPIEREEVTKGGIVLPDTVKEKPQEGEVLAVGPGRLSEDGNRIAMDVKVGDIVLYARYGGTEIKVDGEEVMILRESDILAKKTK comes from the coding sequence ATGGCAATTAAACTTGAGCCGTTGGCTGACCGCCTGGTGGTCAAGCCTATTGAAAGGGAGGAGGTGACCAAGGGAGGGATTGTATTACCCGATACGGTCAAAGAGAAACCTCAGGAAGGAGAGGTCCTGGCGGTTGGTCCGGGGAGATTATCCGAAGATGGGAACCGGATAGCCATGGATGTTAAGGTGGGGGATATCGTGCTTTATGCCCGCTACGGAGGTACTGAGATCAAGGTCGATGGTGAAGAGGTAATGATTTTACGCGAGAGCGATATCTTAGCTAAAAAAACTAAGTAA